A window of the Campylobacter ureolyticus ACS-301-V-Sch3b genome harbors these coding sequences:
- a CDS encoding S24 family peptidase, whose product MNDIDGIFNRLFSSLKISNDAEFCREYDVKPATFSNWRTRNSIPYELIFKIIKNKNLSSDYVFMGKENTQNVDIDGYCVKILSNNASAGTDSDIEGINVTDTSKIMCIPKNLFKTPKNEKNLRAVLVKGNSMQPKLNSGDWVIIDISSKFNGDDLYVINFRNIFMVKMLQIKPNGNFFIKSLNPSFDSFEITEETQEIFNIVGRVVKIIS is encoded by the coding sequence ATGAATGATATAGATGGTATATTCAACAGATTGTTTAGTTCCTTAAAAATATCTAATGATGCTGAATTTTGTAGGGAATACGATGTAAAACCTGCTACTTTTAGCAATTGGAGAACTAGAAATTCTATACCATACGAACTAATATTTAAAATAATAAAGAATAAAAATTTATCTAGTGACTATGTTTTTATGGGTAAAGAAAATACACAAAATGTTGATATAGATGGATATTGTGTGAAAATTTTAAGCAACAATGCAAGTGCTGGAACTGATTCGGATATAGAGGGGATTAATGTTACAGATACTAGCAAAATAATGTGCATACCTAAAAATTTGTTTAAAACACCCAAAAATGAAAAAAATTTAAGAGCTGTTCTTGTAAAAGGTAACAGTATGCAACCAAAATTAAATTCTGGAGACTGGGTTATTATTGACATATCTTCAAAATTTAATGGAGATGATTTATATGTAATAAATTTTAGAAATATTTTTATGGTTAAAATGTTACAAATAAAACCTAATGGAAATTTTTTTATTAAAAGCTTAAATCCATCATTTGACAGTTTTGAAATAACAGAAGAAACACAGGAAATTTTTAATATTGTTGGTAGAGTTGTAAAGATAATATCATAG